One window from the genome of Methyloradius palustris encodes:
- a CDS encoding electron transfer flavoprotein subunit alpha/FixB family protein has product MSILILAEHDGKQLKQSTRQAVTAAAVWQLPIHILVAAEHADVVAKEAASISNVARVIKVEAAHFSHPLAEDVSAVLIKLAPEYKVILGGHTALSKSVLPRVAALLDVAMLSDVIQITAPATYVRPIYAGNIFATVESSDSTQVLTVRGTSFEVAADGGNAEIIRIEAPAANTTTRWIKEEKNVSDRPELASAHVVISGGRSLGEQFNSLLDPIAHKLNAAVGATRACVDAGFAPNDIQVGQTGTVVAPELYIAVGISGAMQHIAGIKDSKVIVAINHDPDAPIFKYADYGLVADLFKALPELNAALN; this is encoded by the coding sequence ATGAGCATATTGATTTTAGCCGAACATGACGGCAAGCAACTTAAGCAATCTACGCGTCAGGCAGTTACTGCCGCCGCTGTTTGGCAATTGCCCATTCACATTCTGGTTGCAGCTGAACATGCGGATGTTGTTGCGAAAGAGGCGGCAAGTATTAGCAATGTAGCGCGTGTGATTAAGGTAGAAGCTGCGCATTTTAGTCATCCGCTTGCAGAAGATGTCTCTGCTGTTCTTATTAAGCTAGCACCAGAATACAAAGTTATCTTGGGTGGACATACGGCTTTGAGCAAAAGCGTATTGCCACGCGTCGCGGCTTTGCTGGATGTAGCAATGTTGTCTGATGTTATTCAAATTACAGCGCCCGCTACTTACGTTCGCCCTATTTATGCGGGCAACATATTTGCTACTGTTGAAAGTAGCGATAGTACACAAGTGCTAACCGTGCGGGGTACATCGTTTGAGGTAGCCGCAGATGGCGGCAATGCTGAGATTATCCGTATTGAAGCGCCAGCTGCGAATACCACCACACGTTGGATCAAAGAAGAGAAGAACGTATCAGACCGTCCAGAGCTTGCCTCAGCGCATGTGGTGATTTCTGGTGGCCGCAGTCTTGGTGAGCAGTTCAATAGCTTATTAGACCCAATTGCCCATAAGTTGAATGCTGCCGTTGGTGCTACTCGTGCTTGTGTGGATGCTGGCTTTGCCCCGAATGATATTCAGGTTGGTCAGACGGGTACTGTGGTCGCACCAGAGCTATATATCGCTGTTGGTATCTCTGGTGCCATGCAGCATATTGCGGGCATCAAGGATAGCAAGGTGATTGTCGCGATTAACCATGACCCAGATGCACCTATCTTCAAATATGCTGATTACGGCCTTGTGGCTGATTTGTTCAAAGCCCTGCCTGAATTGAATGCTGCACTTAACTAG
- a CDS encoding electron transfer flavoprotein subunit beta/FixA family protein, with protein MKVLVAVKHVLDYNIMPRIKQDGSDVDITGNKMGINPFDEIAVEEAVRLKERGIVKEIIAVSIGAENSKDTLRHALAMGADRAVLIQTDAALQPLGVAKLLKAIVEKEQPDLILLGKQAIDDDSGQTGQMLSALLGTGQSTFASAINIKDGEIEVTREVDTGNETVSIKLPAVVTSDLRLNEPRFLKLPNLMMAKKKPIETIVASELGIDFSPRLKQTKVAEPPVRKPGVLVASVAELVEKLRIEKVLP; from the coding sequence ATGAAGGTTTTAGTAGCGGTCAAGCATGTGCTGGATTACAACATCATGCCGCGCATCAAGCAGGATGGTTCAGATGTTGATATTACTGGCAACAAGATGGGCATTAACCCATTCGATGAAATTGCGGTGGAAGAGGCTGTGCGCCTGAAAGAACGCGGTATCGTGAAAGAAATCATCGCAGTTTCAATCGGCGCTGAAAACAGTAAAGATACTCTGCGCCACGCTCTTGCAATGGGTGCAGACCGTGCTGTGTTGATACAAACAGATGCAGCATTGCAACCGCTTGGTGTTGCGAAGCTGTTAAAAGCGATTGTTGAAAAAGAACAGCCAGACCTGATTCTTCTCGGCAAGCAGGCGATTGATGATGACTCAGGCCAGACAGGGCAAATGCTTTCTGCCTTATTAGGCACTGGCCAGAGTACGTTTGCTTCCGCAATCAATATAAAAGATGGCGAGATTGAAGTGACACGTGAAGTGGATACAGGCAATGAAACCGTCAGCATCAAGTTGCCTGCCGTCGTTACCTCTGATCTACGTTTGAATGAACCGCGCTTTCTCAAGCTGCCAAACCTGATGATGGCAAAGAAAAAACCAATTGAAACGATTGTTGCAAGCGAGCTGGGTATAGATTTCAGCCCACGACTCAAGCAAACTAAAGTCGCTGAGCCACCAGTGCGTAAACCTGGTGTTCTAGTTGCCAGCGTTGCTGAGCTTGTCGAGAAACTCCGCATTGAGAAGGTATTGCCATGA
- a CDS encoding Spy/CpxP family protein refolding chaperone, with the protein MSKFTKVIFSSSMLVASMLALNAAALHAEPGDAPPPHEHGDRGNCEQRHGGPDGDRHGPGGFHGLRELNLSQDQQDKIKQIMEKHKPDAKAQFETMRANFKALDDAAKAEPYDAKKVQALADQQAKQQAAMIVERTATKHEIYAVLTPEQKQKWSELPPPRPDGEKRGWGKPPKPE; encoded by the coding sequence ATGAGTAAATTTACCAAAGTCATATTTTCAAGCAGCATGCTAGTGGCATCGATGCTGGCATTAAACGCTGCCGCCTTGCATGCAGAGCCCGGCGATGCCCCGCCACCGCATGAACATGGCGACCGTGGCAATTGTGAACAAAGACATGGCGGCCCAGATGGTGATCGCCATGGCCCAGGCGGTTTTCATGGCCTGCGCGAACTCAACCTGAGCCAGGATCAGCAAGACAAAATCAAGCAGATCATGGAAAAGCATAAACCCGATGCTAAGGCTCAGTTTGAGACCATGCGCGCCAACTTCAAGGCGCTGGATGATGCAGCCAAGGCCGAGCCTTATGATGCTAAAAAGGTACAAGCTTTGGCTGATCAACAAGCCAAACAGCAAGCAGCGATGATAGTAGAACGCACAGCAACCAAGCATGAGATTTATGCAGTGCTAACACCAGAGCAGAAACAAAAATGGTCTGAACTGCCACCACCCCGCCCTGATGGCGAAAAACGTGGCTGGGGAAAACCACCAAAACCAGAATAA
- a CDS encoding ferredoxin--NADP reductase yields the protein MAAYNTEKVLSVQHWNDSLFSFTTTRDDALRFENGQFVMIGLEVEGKPLMRAYSIVSPNYAEHLEFFSIKVPNGPLTSRLQHLKVGDDILVSRKPTGTLLLSDLKPGKHLYLLSTGTGLAPFISLIQDPEAYEQYDKIILVHGVRRVNDLAYEDFITKELPNNEFFGEEVRNKLIYYPTVTREPFKNSGRLTDLMENGKLFADIGLPPLNPETDRAMLCGSPAMLEDTCRVLDAAGLKVSERIGDVGDYVIERAFAEK from the coding sequence ATGGCCGCCTACAACACAGAAAAAGTCTTATCAGTACAACACTGGAATGACAGTCTGTTCAGTTTTACCACCACCCGTGACGATGCGCTGCGTTTTGAAAATGGCCAGTTCGTGATGATCGGCCTTGAAGTGGAAGGCAAGCCGCTGATGCGTGCTTATAGTATCGTCAGCCCTAACTATGCTGAACACCTGGAGTTTTTCAGCATCAAGGTGCCCAATGGTCCGCTGACTTCACGTCTGCAGCATTTGAAAGTGGGTGACGATATTTTGGTGAGCCGTAAGCCAACAGGTACCTTGCTGTTGTCAGACCTAAAGCCAGGCAAGCACCTCTATCTGCTATCAACCGGTACTGGTCTGGCTCCATTCATCAGCCTGATTCAAGACCCTGAAGCCTACGAGCAATACGACAAGATTATTCTGGTACACGGTGTACGCCGTGTGAATGATCTGGCTTACGAAGACTTTATTACTAAAGAGCTGCCGAACAATGAATTCTTTGGCGAAGAAGTGCGGAATAAACTGATTTATTACCCAACCGTCACTCGTGAGCCATTCAAGAACTCAGGCCGTTTAACTGATTTGATGGAAAACGGTAAATTGTTTGCCGATATTGGTTTGCCACCACTGAACCCAGAAACCGATCGCGCCATGTTGTGCGGTAGCCCAGCCATGCTGGAAGATACATGCCGTGTTCTAGATGCTGCTGGCTTGAAAGTATCTGAGCGTATCGGTGATGTAGGTGATTACGTGATTGAGCGAGCATTCGCAGAAAAATAA
- a CDS encoding GNAT family N-acetyltransferase: protein MSFEIQIATSYSQINAQDWDALTTDSPLLSHAFLSALEATKCVGEGTGWQPYPILVYESGKLVGAAPLYLKGHSYGEYVFDWSWAEAYERSGLSYYPKLLVAVPFSPITGARLISNNPDVQAMIIRTMEQQMQQHDLSSAHVIFTDESSSAALKASNWLRRDGVQFRWRNENFRNFDDFLSHLSHDKRKKIKQERKKIVSAGVVCKRVKGRDIQPQDWDFFYQCYTNTYLEHRSTPYLTRPFFDAIGASMPDNILLIIAELEGRPIAAALNIYGQQSLYGRYWGTLEYVPNLHFELCYYQAQEFCIAEKIEYFEGGAQGEHKLARGFLPRPTCSYHKIAHPDFDKAISQFVKREAYGMAVYHNELEERAPFKAD from the coding sequence ATGAGTTTTGAGATTCAAATTGCCACCAGCTACAGCCAAATCAATGCGCAGGATTGGGATGCACTGACTACAGACTCGCCGCTGTTAAGCCACGCATTTTTAAGCGCGCTTGAAGCGACTAAATGTGTAGGCGAAGGCACAGGCTGGCAGCCTTATCCCATCCTCGTATATGAGTCTGGAAAACTGGTTGGGGCAGCACCGCTGTATCTCAAAGGCCACTCGTATGGCGAGTATGTGTTTGACTGGTCTTGGGCCGAGGCTTATGAGCGTAGCGGCCTTTCGTATTACCCCAAGTTGCTGGTCGCTGTGCCATTTTCGCCTATCACTGGCGCACGTTTAATCAGTAATAACCCTGACGTCCAGGCTATGATCATTCGGACTATGGAGCAGCAGATGCAGCAGCATGATCTCTCATCTGCGCATGTGATATTCACGGATGAATCTTCTTCTGCGGCCTTGAAAGCCAGTAACTGGCTGCGGCGTGATGGTGTGCAGTTTCGTTGGCGTAACGAAAACTTCAGGAATTTCGATGATTTCTTGAGCCATCTTTCACATGATAAGCGCAAGAAAATCAAACAAGAGCGCAAAAAAATCGTCAGTGCTGGCGTTGTCTGTAAGCGCGTTAAAGGGAGGGATATCCAGCCGCAGGATTGGGATTTTTTCTATCAGTGCTATACCAATACCTATCTGGAACATCGCTCCACGCCTTACCTTACAAGACCATTTTTTGATGCCATTGGCGCTAGCATGCCAGACAATATTCTGTTGATTATTGCGGAGCTTGAAGGTCGCCCTATCGCTGCAGCACTCAATATTTATGGACAGCAGTCGCTATATGGCCGTTATTGGGGCACGTTGGAATATGTGCCAAATCTGCATTTTGAGTTGTGCTATTACCAGGCGCAGGAGTTCTGTATCGCAGAAAAAATTGAGTACTTTGAAGGTGGCGCACAGGGTGAACACAAGCTGGCACGTGGCTTCTTGCCCAGACCCACTTGTTCATACCATAAGATTGCTCACCCTGATTTTGATAAAGCGATCAGCCAATTTGTTAAGCGCGAAGCCTATGGTATGGCGGTTTACCATAATGAACTGGAAGAGCGAGCACCGTTCAAAGCTGATTGA
- the gndA gene encoding NADP-dependent phosphogluconate dehydrogenase codes for MSTKTTDIGLVGLAVMGQNLALNIADHGYNIAVYNRNPEKMRDFIAQNLANEPSHERVIGFEDLASFVLSIKRPRKIVLLVKAGSATDVTINALLPFLEQGDIIIDGGNALWTDTIRREKELSAKGIDFIGSGVSGGETGARFGPSLMPSGTRKAWASLEPIWRDIAAKVDAKTGEPLEGAAPGKPVVGGFSCTEYIGPDGAGHYVKMVHNGIEYIDMQLICEAYWLMKNLLGMPADEIGAVFKEWNKTELSSFLIEITGDILQQKDPAGDGFLVDKILDTAGQKGTGQWTAANALELGAPANAIAAAVYARALSSLKEERVDASKILQGPVIKHETDKKAIIEAIKNALYCSKICAYAQGFQLIDKAQVAYNWKLNFGELAQIWRGGCIIRARFLQKITDAYALNSRLKNLMLDPYFTNAMNEGQAGWRKVIALAVTNGIPAQGFSAALAYYDGYRSASLPANLLQGQRDYFGAHTYERTDKPRGEFFHVDWPEFPRKQLEI; via the coding sequence ATGAGTACCAAAACTACTGATATCGGCCTTGTAGGCCTAGCCGTCATGGGCCAGAACCTGGCGCTGAATATTGCCGACCACGGCTACAACATCGCGGTATATAACCGCAACCCCGAAAAAATGCGCGACTTCATCGCACAAAACTTGGCGAATGAGCCTTCTCACGAACGCGTGATTGGCTTTGAAGATTTGGCCTCATTCGTCCTTAGCATCAAGCGCCCGCGCAAGATTGTGTTGCTGGTTAAAGCAGGCAGCGCGACTGATGTCACTATCAACGCACTACTACCGTTCCTGGAGCAAGGTGACATCATTATTGATGGCGGAAATGCCTTATGGACAGATACGATTCGTCGCGAAAAAGAACTCAGCGCAAAAGGGATTGATTTCATCGGCTCTGGCGTTTCTGGTGGTGAAACTGGCGCGCGCTTTGGCCCATCACTCATGCCAAGTGGCACACGCAAAGCATGGGCTTCACTAGAGCCTATCTGGCGCGACATTGCAGCCAAAGTTGATGCAAAAACGGGTGAGCCGCTTGAAGGCGCTGCCCCAGGAAAACCTGTTGTAGGCGGTTTCTCATGTACTGAATACATCGGCCCAGATGGCGCTGGCCATTATGTGAAAATGGTACATAACGGCATTGAATACATTGATATGCAGTTGATTTGCGAAGCCTACTGGCTGATGAAGAATCTGCTGGGCATGCCTGCTGATGAAATTGGTGCGGTATTCAAGGAATGGAATAAGACCGAGCTTTCCAGCTTCTTGATTGAAATCACTGGCGACATCCTGCAACAGAAAGACCCTGCAGGTGATGGCTTTTTGGTCGATAAGATTCTCGATACTGCAGGCCAAAAAGGTACAGGCCAATGGACAGCAGCAAATGCGCTAGAACTAGGCGCACCAGCCAATGCAATTGCCGCCGCTGTGTATGCGCGCGCACTTTCAAGTCTGAAGGAAGAACGTGTAGATGCCAGCAAGATTCTGCAAGGCCCTGTCATCAAACATGAGACCGATAAAAAAGCGATTATCGAAGCCATTAAAAATGCGCTGTACTGCTCGAAAATCTGCGCCTATGCACAAGGCTTTCAGCTGATTGATAAAGCACAAGTGGCTTATAACTGGAAACTCAACTTCGGTGAACTTGCACAAATCTGGCGTGGTGGTTGTATCATCCGCGCCCGTTTCCTGCAAAAAATCACTGATGCTTATGCGTTGAACTCACGCCTCAAAAACCTCATGCTTGACCCCTACTTCACCAACGCCATGAATGAAGGTCAAGCCGGCTGGCGTAAAGTGATTGCACTCGCAGTCACCAACGGCATTCCAGCACAAGGCTTCAGTGCAGCGCTGGCTTATTACGATGGTTATCGCAGCGCCTCATTACCAGCCAATCTGTTACAAGGCCAACGTGACTATTTCGGCGCGCATACTTATGAACGTACCGATAAGCCTAGAGGCGAGTTCTTCCATGTGGATTGGCCAGAGTTCCCACGTAAGCAGCTAGAGATTTAA
- a CDS encoding XdhC family protein, which yields MNSLDYDVITRALEWLRDGHQVHLFTVVQTWGSSPRLPGALLALRADGHLVGSVSGGCIEDDLADKAINQQLPKTTALMEYGVSQDEAQRFGIPCGGRLQILVEPSIAEATLLPLLNALENKQLVRRSVNLNSGHVSFKEALPGSSAGLEGEYFHNYFGPKARLLIIGANQLGVLLASMAQTLEFEVLICDPRDHVKAEWRVTGTQWIDGMPDDVIVEIKPDANTAIVAVTHDPKLDDMALLEALKCDAFYVGALGSERNQQNRRDRLLSFDLTADEVARLHGPVGLRIGSRTPAEIAIAILAEIIQVRSQQRQSASIPHRLGEDSKASSACKA from the coding sequence ATGAATTCACTGGATTACGACGTCATCACACGAGCGTTGGAATGGCTGCGAGATGGCCATCAAGTGCATCTGTTTACCGTAGTGCAAACTTGGGGCTCTTCTCCCAGATTGCCGGGTGCATTATTAGCACTGCGTGCTGACGGCCATCTGGTAGGCTCAGTATCAGGCGGCTGTATTGAAGATGATCTGGCTGACAAAGCGATTAACCAACAGTTGCCGAAAACGACAGCACTCATGGAATACGGCGTTAGCCAGGATGAAGCGCAGCGCTTTGGTATCCCATGCGGTGGTCGTTTGCAGATTCTCGTTGAGCCATCAATCGCTGAGGCCACACTATTACCTTTACTGAATGCCCTCGAGAATAAACAATTAGTACGTCGTTCCGTCAATTTAAACAGTGGACATGTCAGTTTTAAAGAGGCTTTGCCTGGCTCCAGCGCAGGGCTTGAGGGTGAGTATTTCCATAACTATTTTGGCCCCAAAGCACGGTTACTTATCATTGGTGCCAATCAGCTTGGTGTATTGCTAGCCAGCATGGCGCAGACGCTCGAATTCGAAGTGCTGATTTGTGATCCGCGTGATCATGTCAAAGCAGAGTGGCGTGTGACAGGTACGCAGTGGATAGACGGCATGCCTGATGACGTGATTGTGGAAATCAAGCCTGATGCCAATACTGCAATTGTGGCCGTGACGCATGACCCTAAGCTGGATGACATGGCCTTACTAGAAGCACTCAAGTGCGATGCTTTTTATGTCGGCGCGCTTGGCTCTGAACGCAACCAGCAGAATAGACGTGATCGATTGTTGTCATTTGATCTAACGGCAGATGAGGTTGCAAGATTACATGGCCCTGTTGGTTTGCGTATTGGTAGCCGCACTCCGGCGGAAATCGCCATTGCCATCTTGGCTGAGATTATCCAGGTGCGTAGCCAGCAACGGCAATCTGCCAGCATTCCCCATCGCTTGGGTGAGGATTCAAAAGCCAGTTCTGCTTGTAAGGCTTAG
- a CDS encoding LysR family transcriptional regulator, which yields MRHTLKQLEVFIAVARMDNVSRAAEALSLSQSATSTALAELEKQFDCQLFDRIGKTLKLNELGRSLLPKATTLLDQASEIESMLQGKATLGLLKVGATLTVGNYIATSLIGSFMKQHQDCQIQLRVQNTSVILQQIAHYDLDLGLIEGNCQHPDLVAEPWMDDELVVFCAPNHPLALKTKISMDDLLAETWVLREPGSGTRETFDHAFHHHLSALNIRLVLEHTEAIKGAVESGLGIGCISRLALRDYLQRGNLVAIATPWLDLQRQFMFVWHKKKYQTASMQAFLAHCKLQTSDVSHTNQIQ from the coding sequence ATGCGACACACACTCAAACAGCTAGAGGTATTCATTGCCGTTGCGCGCATGGATAACGTGTCTCGAGCAGCAGAAGCCCTGTCGCTCTCTCAATCCGCCACCAGTACAGCATTGGCCGAGCTCGAAAAGCAATTCGATTGCCAGCTATTTGACCGCATAGGCAAAACCCTTAAGCTCAACGAGCTAGGCCGCAGCCTGTTGCCAAAGGCAACAACATTACTGGATCAGGCTTCTGAAATCGAGAGTATGCTGCAGGGCAAGGCCACTTTAGGTCTGCTAAAAGTAGGCGCAACGCTTACGGTAGGAAACTACATCGCCACATCGCTGATTGGTTCATTTATGAAACAACACCAGGATTGCCAGATTCAACTACGCGTACAAAACACCAGCGTGATTTTACAACAAATTGCCCACTATGACCTAGATTTAGGCTTGATTGAGGGCAATTGCCAGCACCCTGATCTTGTCGCAGAACCATGGATGGATGATGAACTTGTTGTGTTCTGCGCACCCAATCATCCACTCGCACTTAAAACCAAGATTTCAATGGACGATTTACTCGCTGAAACCTGGGTGCTGCGTGAGCCAGGTTCTGGCACACGAGAGACTTTTGACCATGCTTTTCACCATCATCTATCCGCCCTTAATATCAGGCTGGTACTTGAACATACAGAGGCGATCAAAGGTGCGGTAGAATCTGGCCTCGGCATCGGCTGCATATCAAGGCTTGCACTGCGCGATTATTTACAGCGTGGGAATCTGGTAGCAATCGCTACGCCCTGGCTTGATTTGCAGCGGCAATTTATGTTTGTATGGCACAAGAAAAAGTATCAAACTGCCAGTATGCAGGCGTTCCTGGCTCACTGCAAATTACAGACATCCGACGTTAGCCATACCAACCAAATACAGTAA